One stretch of Archocentrus centrarchus isolate MPI-CPG fArcCen1 chromosome 5, fArcCen1, whole genome shotgun sequence DNA includes these proteins:
- the hyal1 gene encoding hyaluronidase-1 isoform X2, which produces MRLVVASPDHKLKFFSTYKVGMTAFNPAVLLHFILISLVSGLQFPNSPFSQVPFLTVWNAPTANCLSDYGIDLDLGIFNIVQNKNQTFMGQNITIFYAEKLGLYPRYSPRREAVNGGVPQNSSLEQHLRVARDNISTYIPDRGFQGLAVVDWESWRPLWERNWDSKQIYQEGSRVLVRSKHPDWSPKQVDSAARLEFGEAGRNFMEETLKLGQAARPHGLWGYYGFPNCYNYYSENSTGYTGECPAVELKRNDKLLWLWRTSSALFPDIYLSVLMRGLGREVLLYSRHRILEAMRVGDQVTPLVPPVYTYARIVYTFTLDFLSQEHLVYTVGESAALGSAGVVLWGDHGLSKSQATCKAVKSYIDSTLGPYLVNITAAATLCSQATCSSHGRCQRRDPHSRAYLHLDPASWKVVSESKPGGGRNYRVLGQELPHHVKLMKSEFQCRCYPGWRGERCSEPAQV; this is translated from the exons ATGAGACTTGTGGTTGCTTCACCAGACCACAAACTCAAATTCTTCTCCACTTACAAAGTAG GGATGACTGCCTTTAACCCTGCGGTGCTGCTGCACTTTATTCTGATCAGCCTCGTCTCAGGGCTGCAGTTTCCAAACTCACCTTTTTCCCAAGTCCCTTTCCTGACTGTGTGGAACGCCCCAACTGCCAACTGCCTCTCTGACTATGGCATTGACCTTGACCTGGGAATATTTAACATCGTCCAGAACAAGAATCAAACCTTTATGGGTCAAAACATAACCATCTTTTACGCTGAAAAACTTGGTCTGTATCCAAGGTACTCCCCGCGACGAGAGGCTGTTAATGGCGGGGTACCACAGAACAGCAGCCTTGAACAACATCTCAGAGTTGCCAGGGACAATATCAGCACCTATATCCCTGACAGGGGTTTCCAGGGCCTGGCTGTAGTGGATTGGGAAAGTTGGAGACCTTTATGGGAAAGAAACTGGGACAGTAAGCAGATATACCAAGAGGGGTCAAGAGTACTAGTGAGGTCTAAGCATCCAGACTGGAGCCCCAAACAAGTAGATAGTGCAGCACGTTTGGAGTTTGGCGAAGCTGGGAGGAATTTTATGGAGGAAACTCTGAAACTGGGGCAGGCAGCGAGACCACATGGTTTGTGGGGCTACTATGGTTTTCCCAACTGTTACAACTATTACAGCGAAAATAGCACCGGTTACACAGGGGAGTGTCCAGCCGTGGAGCTGAAGAGAAATGACAAGCTTCTCTGGCTGTGGCGCACTTCCTCTGCTCTGTTTCCTGACATCTACCTCAGCGTGCTGATGCGGGGTCTTGGCAGAGAAGTGCTCCTCTACAGTCGCCACCGTATCCTGGAGGCAATGAGAGTTGGGGATCAGGTGACTCCATTAGTGCCACCTGTGTACACCTATGCTCGCATCGTCTACACCTTCACGCTAGATTTCCTCTCTCAG GAGCACCTGGTCTACACTGTTGGAGAGAGTGCTGCTTTAGGCTCCGCTGGTGTGGTTCTTTGGGGTGACCACGGGCTTTCCAAATCTCAG GCTACCTGTAAGGCTGTCAAATCCTACATTGATAGCACTCTGGGTCCTTACCTGGTTAATataacagcagcagccactCTTTGCAGTCAGGCCACGTGTTCCTCTCATGGAAGGTGCCAGAGGAGGGATCCGCACTCAAGGGCCTACCTCCACCTTGACCCTGCCTCATGGAAGGTGGTGTCTGAGAGTAagccaggaggagggaggaACTACAGAGTTTTAGGACAAGAGCTGCCACATCACGTGAAACTAATGAAGTCTGAGTTTCAGTGCAGGTGTTACCCTGGGTGGAGAGGTGAGAGGTGCTCTGAACCAGCTCAGGTATAA
- the LOC115780394 gene encoding hyaluronidase-2-like, which yields MLYGTLSASKALLLIVLLWDCLCALGLKPTRWPLYSQKPLLLAWNAPIEDCAPRHNIHFQLAQFQIVASPTEGFVKQNLTIFYKERMGLYPYFEADETPVNGGLPQVASLEQHLQKMPSGVEKYIREKWATGLAVIDWEEWRPLWIRNWDSKDVYRRLSRQLVLQKNPSWPPEQVTRVAQQEFEMSAKKFMLETLKNAKNLRPNQLWGFYLFPDCYNHDYRRTLESYTGRCPDVEVTRNDQLKWLWTESTALFPSIYMSSLLRSSASGRQFVRNRVKEGMRLASSGDGLARPVFVYTRPTYTNSLEQLTETDLVSTIGESVALGAAGIIMWGDKAYAHNKTTCSNLDKYVRGTLSRYLLNVSTAAELCSQTLCDSHGRCLRKNPNSDVYLHLNPLTHSITEKSGKLAVTGELGKADEMSFQADFQCQCYSGYQGELCDQKDPLQQKGMAARATASALQCLILLTVCLLLC from the exons ATGTTGTACGGGACTCTGTCAGCCTCGAAGGCTCTGCTGCTGATTGTCCTGCTATGGGACTGCCTCTGTGCCTTGGGACTGAAACCCACGAGATGGCCGCTGTATTCTCAAAAGCCTCTGCTCCTGGCTTGGAATGCCCCGATTGAGGACTGTGCCCCACGGCATAAcattcattttcagctggcCCAGTTCCAGATTGTGGCCTCACCCACTGAGGGCTTTGTCAAGCAGAATCTGACCATCTTCTACAAGGAGCGCATGGGCTTGTACCCCTATTTTGAGGCAGATGAAACACCAGTCAATGGGGGGCTCCCACAGGTGGCTAGTCTCGAAcagcacctgcagaaaatgcCAAGTGGTGTTGAGAAGTATATACGGGAAAAATGGGCCACAGGTTTAGCTGTTATTGACTGGGAGGAGTGGCGTCCCCTCTGGATACGTAACTGGGATAGCAAAGATGTTTACCGGAGACTTTCTCGTCAGCTGGTGCTCCAAAAGAACCCATCCTGGCCTCCTGAACAGGTGACAAGAGTGGCCCAGCAGGAGTTTGAGATGTCTGCCAAGAAGTTCATGCTAGAAACACTGAAGAATGCTAAGAACCTGAGGCCCAACCAGCTGTGGGGTTTTTACCTGTTCCCTGACTGCTACAACCACGATTACAGGCGCACTCTGGAGAGCTACACGGGTCGCTGTCCTGATGTGGAGGTGACCCGCAATGACCAGCTGAAATGGTTGTGGACTGAGAGCACAGCCCTCTTCCCTTCTATCTACATGAGCAGCTTGCTGCGTTCCTCAGCCTCCGGACGTCAGTTTGTGCGGAACCGCGTAAAAGAGGGGATGCGTTTGGCCTCATCAGGTGATGGGTTGGCACGTCCTGTTTTTGTGTACACACGGCCCACCTACACCAACTCCCTGGAACAGCTGACCGAG ACTGATCTTGTGTCCACCATCGGGGAGAGTGTGGCTCTGGGAGCAGCTGGAATTATCATGTGGGGAGATAAAGCTTATGCACACAACAAA ACCACCTGCTCCAACCTGGATAAATATGTGCGGGGAACACTGAGCCGATACCTCCTCAACGTCTCCACGGCAGCAGAACTGTGCAGCCAGACCCTCTGTGATTCTCACGGCCGATGTCTGCGAAAAAATCCAAACAGTGATGTTTACCTGCATCTGAATCCCCTCACCCACAGTATCACTGAGAAAAGCGGCAAACTGGCAGTCACCGGCGAGCTCGGCAAAGCGGATGAGATGAGTTTTCAAGCAGACTTTCAGTGTCAGTGCTACAGCGGCTATCAGGGGGAGCTCTGCGACCAAAAAGACCCTCTACAACAAAAAGGGATGGCAGCTCGAGCCACAGCATCAGCACTGCAGTGTTTGATATTACTGACTGTCTGTCTGCTCCTCTGTTAA
- the hyal1 gene encoding hyaluronidase-1 isoform X1 gives MTAFNPAVLLHFILISLVSGLQFPNSPFSQVPFLTVWNAPTANCLSDYGIDLDLGIFNIVQNKNQTFMGQNITIFYAEKLGLYPRYSPRREAVNGGVPQNSSLEQHLRVARDNISTYIPDRGFQGLAVVDWESWRPLWERNWDSKQIYQEGSRVLVRSKHPDWSPKQVDSAARLEFGEAGRNFMEETLKLGQAARPHGLWGYYGFPNCYNYYSENSTGYTGECPAVELKRNDKLLWLWRTSSALFPDIYLSVLMRGLGREVLLYSRHRILEAMRVGDQVTPLVPPVYTYARIVYTFTLDFLSQEHLVYTVGESAALGSAGVVLWGDHGLSKSQATCKAVKSYIDSTLGPYLVNITAAATLCSQATCSSHGRCQRRDPHSRAYLHLDPASWKVVSESKPGGGRNYRVLGQELPHHVKLMKSEFQCRCYPGWRGERCSEPAQV, from the exons ATGACTGCCTTTAACCCTGCGGTGCTGCTGCACTTTATTCTGATCAGCCTCGTCTCAGGGCTGCAGTTTCCAAACTCACCTTTTTCCCAAGTCCCTTTCCTGACTGTGTGGAACGCCCCAACTGCCAACTGCCTCTCTGACTATGGCATTGACCTTGACCTGGGAATATTTAACATCGTCCAGAACAAGAATCAAACCTTTATGGGTCAAAACATAACCATCTTTTACGCTGAAAAACTTGGTCTGTATCCAAGGTACTCCCCGCGACGAGAGGCTGTTAATGGCGGGGTACCACAGAACAGCAGCCTTGAACAACATCTCAGAGTTGCCAGGGACAATATCAGCACCTATATCCCTGACAGGGGTTTCCAGGGCCTGGCTGTAGTGGATTGGGAAAGTTGGAGACCTTTATGGGAAAGAAACTGGGACAGTAAGCAGATATACCAAGAGGGGTCAAGAGTACTAGTGAGGTCTAAGCATCCAGACTGGAGCCCCAAACAAGTAGATAGTGCAGCACGTTTGGAGTTTGGCGAAGCTGGGAGGAATTTTATGGAGGAAACTCTGAAACTGGGGCAGGCAGCGAGACCACATGGTTTGTGGGGCTACTATGGTTTTCCCAACTGTTACAACTATTACAGCGAAAATAGCACCGGTTACACAGGGGAGTGTCCAGCCGTGGAGCTGAAGAGAAATGACAAGCTTCTCTGGCTGTGGCGCACTTCCTCTGCTCTGTTTCCTGACATCTACCTCAGCGTGCTGATGCGGGGTCTTGGCAGAGAAGTGCTCCTCTACAGTCGCCACCGTATCCTGGAGGCAATGAGAGTTGGGGATCAGGTGACTCCATTAGTGCCACCTGTGTACACCTATGCTCGCATCGTCTACACCTTCACGCTAGATTTCCTCTCTCAG GAGCACCTGGTCTACACTGTTGGAGAGAGTGCTGCTTTAGGCTCCGCTGGTGTGGTTCTTTGGGGTGACCACGGGCTTTCCAAATCTCAG GCTACCTGTAAGGCTGTCAAATCCTACATTGATAGCACTCTGGGTCCTTACCTGGTTAATataacagcagcagccactCTTTGCAGTCAGGCCACGTGTTCCTCTCATGGAAGGTGCCAGAGGAGGGATCCGCACTCAAGGGCCTACCTCCACCTTGACCCTGCCTCATGGAAGGTGGTGTCTGAGAGTAagccaggaggagggaggaACTACAGAGTTTTAGGACAAGAGCTGCCACATCACGTGAAACTAATGAAGTCTGAGTTTCAGTGCAGGTGTTACCCTGGGTGGAGAGGTGAGAGGTGCTCTGAACCAGCTCAGGTATAA